A window of Acidobacteriota bacterium contains these coding sequences:
- a CDS encoding bifunctional hydroxymethylpyrimidine kinase/phosphomethylpyrimidine kinase, whose amino-acid sequence MSSLTPDRAVGLAARFPGCRLLVVGDVMIDEFLVGDVSRISPEAPVPVVRYEREEARLGGAANVAHNVRAFGAEVDLVGLVGRDAAAERVAAELRQLGIGADGLVHDATRPTTRKVRIVTTRHQQVARLDYESEADAGGEAVAGLVDAVRARVGEADVVVVSDYLKGVVTAEVMTALVEATSARGVPLLVDPKIPHIDHYRGASLVTPNQHEAEIATSCRIRTADEVRAAARAFQRRAGCVSVLITRGEHGMFLLEGRWPAEVDPASRTADVVHELELTAVAREVADVTGAGDTVIATIGLALAAGASLAEAAALANYAAGVAVGKFGSATVSAEELCAAVAAPSS is encoded by the coding sequence ATGTCCTCCCTGACGCCCGACCGCGCGGTCGGCCTGGCCGCCCGGTTTCCCGGCTGTCGACTGCTCGTCGTCGGCGACGTGATGATCGACGAGTTCCTCGTCGGCGACGTCAGCCGCATTTCGCCCGAGGCCCCGGTCCCCGTGGTGCGGTACGAGCGGGAGGAGGCGCGCCTCGGCGGCGCCGCCAACGTCGCGCACAACGTGCGGGCGTTCGGCGCCGAGGTCGATCTCGTCGGTCTGGTGGGCCGCGACGCGGCGGCCGAACGCGTCGCCGCCGAGCTGCGGCAGCTCGGCATCGGCGCCGACGGCCTCGTCCACGACGCGACGCGTCCGACCACGCGCAAGGTCCGCATCGTGACGACGCGGCATCAGCAGGTGGCGCGTCTCGACTACGAGTCGGAGGCCGACGCCGGCGGCGAGGCGGTGGCCGGGCTCGTCGACGCCGTGCGCGCGCGCGTCGGCGAGGCCGACGTCGTCGTCGTGTCCGATTACCTCAAGGGCGTCGTCACCGCCGAGGTGATGACGGCGCTCGTCGAGGCGACTTCCGCGCGCGGTGTGCCGCTGCTCGTCGACCCGAAGATCCCGCACATCGATCACTACCGGGGGGCGTCGCTCGTCACCCCCAACCAGCACGAAGCGGAGATCGCCACCTCGTGCCGCATCCGAACGGCCGACGAGGTGCGTGCGGCGGCGCGGGCCTTCCAGCGCCGGGCCGGCTGCGTGTCGGTGCTCATCACGCGCGGTGAGCACGGCATGTTCCTGCTCGAGGGCCGCTGGCCGGCCGAGGTCGACCCGGCGTCGCGTACCGCGGACGTCGTGCACGAACTGGAGCTGACCGCCGTGGCCCGCGAGGTCGCCGACGTCACCGGGGCGGGCGACACGGTGATTGCGACGATCGGGCTCGCACTGGCCGCCGGCGCCTCGCTGGCCGAGGCGGCCGCGCTCGCCAACTACGCGGCCGGCGTCGCCGTCGGCAAGTTCGGCTCGGCGACGGTGTCCGCCGAGGAGTTGTGCGCGGCCGTCGCCGCGCCTTCCTCATGA
- a CDS encoding Trm112 family protein, giving the protein MPIDPELLEILACPECKTPVVLVNDGTGLKCEQCRRVFPIKDDIPVMLLDEATIEA; this is encoded by the coding sequence GTGCCCATCGATCCCGAACTGCTCGAAATCCTGGCGTGCCCGGAGTGCAAGACCCCCGTCGTGCTCGTCAACGACGGCACCGGGCTGAAGTGCGAGCAGTGCCGCCGCGTGTTCCCCATCAAGGACGACATCCCGGTGATGCTCCTCGACGAGGCCACCATCGAGGCGTAG
- a CDS encoding glycosyltransferase family 9 protein, with translation MKVLLIRLRLIGDVVFTTPAVRALRRALPAAHFTYLVEPLASPIVQDNPHIDARLVVPRTRGAARIADDLGLARRLRAARFDAVVDFHGGPRGSWLAWASGAPVRAGYAVPGRGWMYTHRVDRPRGQGHGHAVENQWAVARLLAPTLPATPDPARDPVELVESPDAARRVEAAFAAAGLGARDRVVIIHASAGNPFRRWPAEAFVDLVTRLATAAPNRRIILQSGPSDADAARRIGDDARRRLGRGDDRAVVDLGELPLLELHAAIRRSALFIGGDSGPLHIAATTPTPIVALYGPSVPGQCRPWRDPEWPTAGVDSGPLACRPCDQRRCVPGDFRCLTGLAPRAVHEAAERLLG, from the coding sequence GTGAAGGTCCTGCTCATCCGGCTCCGGCTCATCGGCGATGTCGTGTTCACGACGCCTGCCGTGCGGGCACTGCGCCGGGCCCTTCCTGCTGCCCACTTCACGTATCTCGTCGAGCCGTTGGCCTCGCCGATCGTGCAGGACAACCCCCACATCGATGCGCGCCTCGTGGTGCCGCGCACGCGTGGCGCCGCGCGGATCGCCGACGACCTCGGCCTCGCGCGGCGGCTGCGCGCGGCGCGGTTCGATGCGGTGGTCGACTTCCACGGCGGGCCGCGGGGCTCGTGGCTGGCCTGGGCCTCGGGCGCGCCGGTGCGGGCGGGGTACGCCGTGCCGGGACGGGGCTGGATGTACACGCATCGCGTCGACCGGCCGCGCGGGCAGGGCCACGGACACGCCGTCGAGAACCAGTGGGCGGTCGCGCGCCTGCTGGCTCCGACGCTGCCGGCCACCCCGGATCCGGCCCGCGACCCGGTCGAGCTCGTCGAGTCGCCCGACGCGGCCCGGCGGGTCGAGGCCGCGTTCGCGGCGGCCGGGCTCGGCGCGCGCGATCGGGTGGTGATCATCCACGCCAGTGCGGGCAACCCGTTCCGGCGCTGGCCGGCCGAGGCCTTCGTCGACCTCGTGACCCGGCTGGCGACGGCGGCCCCGAATCGTCGTATCATCCTGCAATCGGGGCCCTCGGATGCCGACGCCGCGCGTCGCATCGGCGACGACGCACGCCGGCGGTTGGGGCGCGGCGACGATCGCGCGGTGGTCGATCTCGGCGAGCTGCCGCTGCTGGAGCTGCACGCGGCGATTCGCCGGTCGGCGCTGTTCATCGGTGGCGACAGCGGGCCGCTGCACATCGCGGCGACGACGCCGACGCCAATCGTGGCGCTGTACGGCCCGTCGGTGCCGGGGCAGTGCCGGCCGTGGCGCGACCCGGAGTGGCCGACTGCGGGAGTCGACTCGGGCCCGCTCGCGTGCCGGCCGTGCGACCAGCGGCGCTGCGTGCCGGGAGACTTCCGCTGCCTGACCGGGCTCGCGCCCCGCGCGGTGCACGAGGCCGCCGAGCGGCTGCTCGGGTGA
- a CDS encoding nucleoside deaminase, whose amino-acid sequence MIDSHERFMRRAIALTAHCPDLPFGAVIVDPDAGLVVAEGWNRSAVNPTWHGELDAINRLAASPHASRARRLVLYTTAEPCPMCMGAVFWSGLTTVVYGTSIRFLQAHGWRQIDILADEVARRTPGWTCEIVGGVLERECNALFEAARPAGG is encoded by the coding sequence ATGATCGATAGCCACGAACGCTTCATGCGGCGCGCGATCGCGCTCACGGCGCACTGCCCCGACCTGCCGTTTGGCGCTGTGATCGTCGATCCCGACGCGGGTCTGGTCGTCGCCGAGGGCTGGAACCGTTCCGCCGTCAACCCGACGTGGCACGGCGAACTCGACGCGATCAACCGGCTGGCCGCCTCACCGCACGCGAGCCGCGCGCGGCGCCTCGTGCTGTACACGACCGCCGAGCCCTGCCCCATGTGCATGGGCGCGGTCTTCTGGAGCGGCCTCACGACCGTCGTCTACGGGACGTCGATCCGCTTCCTGCAGGCGCACGGCTGGCGGCAGATCGACATCCTCGCCGACGAGGTCGCGCGGCGCACTCCGGGCTGGACCTGCGAAATCGTCGGCGGCGTACTCGAGCGGGAGTGCAATGCGCTGTTCGAGGCGGCACGCCCGGCAGGCGGTTGA
- a CDS encoding O-antigen ligase family protein → MTTTTLAAPHTPPGRLEWAALVALVCFVASLQVSIAAAGILLSITLAAWAAVVASGHERVEVPRMFWPLAAYAGATLVSVAFSRDSLTSLVDSKQLLLFLIVPVVYRLARGDRAAALTTVIITVGAISAVIGIVQYGVLQYDHLGRRPQGVLSHYMTYSGLLMLVSGVAAARLIYRTEDRLWPALVMPALLVALGLTFTRSAWVGACAAISLLLMLRDRRLLALVPVALALSIAFAPASVTDRIYSMFDLNDPSNRDRVAMMESGLSMVRDHPLTGLGPNMVEVAYPSYRTERAVNEFNPHLHNVPMHIAAERGLPALAIWCWFIATLAWDMVRRLRTSRQPAYAAAALAAVVSMLAAGFFEYNFGDSEFLMLFLVLITLPYAVEPDRPAPPA, encoded by the coding sequence ATGACGACCACGACGCTCGCCGCGCCGCACACACCGCCGGGTCGCCTCGAATGGGCGGCGCTCGTGGCGCTCGTCTGCTTCGTCGCGTCGCTGCAGGTGTCGATTGCGGCGGCGGGCATCCTGCTGAGCATCACGCTCGCCGCGTGGGCGGCCGTCGTGGCGAGCGGCCACGAGCGGGTCGAAGTGCCGCGGATGTTCTGGCCGCTGGCCGCCTACGCGGGCGCGACGCTCGTCTCGGTGGCCTTCTCGCGCGATTCGCTCACGAGCCTCGTCGACTCGAAGCAGCTGCTGCTGTTCCTCATCGTGCCGGTCGTCTACCGCCTCGCGCGGGGCGACCGCGCCGCGGCGTTGACGACCGTCATCATCACCGTCGGCGCGATCAGCGCGGTCATCGGCATCGTGCAGTACGGGGTCCTGCAGTACGACCACCTCGGCCGGCGGCCGCAGGGCGTGCTCTCGCACTACATGACCTACTCGGGCCTGCTGATGCTCGTGAGCGGGGTCGCCGCCGCCCGTCTGATCTATCGCACGGAAGACAGGCTCTGGCCTGCGCTCGTGATGCCGGCGCTGCTCGTCGCCCTGGGGCTGACGTTCACGCGGAGCGCGTGGGTGGGCGCGTGCGCGGCCATCAGCCTGCTGCTGATGCTTCGCGACCGGCGCCTGCTGGCACTCGTGCCCGTCGCGCTCGCGCTGTCGATCGCCTTCGCCCCGGCCAGCGTCACCGATCGTATCTACTCGATGTTCGACCTCAACGATCCGTCGAACCGCGACCGCGTGGCGATGATGGAATCGGGCCTCAGCATGGTGCGGGACCATCCGCTCACGGGGCTCGGACCGAACATGGTCGAGGTCGCGTACCCTTCGTATCGCACCGAACGGGCGGTGAACGAGTTCAACCCGCACCTCCACAACGTGCCCATGCACATCGCGGCCGAGCGCGGACTGCCGGCGCTGGCGATCTGGTGCTGGTTCATCGCCACGCTCGCCTGGGACATGGTGCGGCGACTCCGGACGAGCCGGCAGCCGGCGTATGCCGCGGCGGCGCTCGCGGCCGTCGTCAGCATGCTGGCCGCCGGGTTCTTCGAGTACAACTTCGGCGACTCGGAGTTCCTGATGCTGTTCCTCGTGCTCATCACGCTGCCGTACGCGGTTGAGCCCGATCGGCCCGCGCCCCCGGCCTGA
- a CDS encoding type II toxin-antitoxin system Phd/YefM family antitoxin produces MTPSNHDWQLHEAKARFSELFRRVRTEGPQRIVKHGSEAVVVVAAEQYESAAARAREARTLLQFFQAAPGGAATLDLTRKRDATRGLSW; encoded by the coding sequence ATGACGCCTTCGAATCACGACTGGCAGCTGCACGAGGCCAAGGCCAGGTTCAGCGAGCTGTTCCGGCGCGTCCGGACGGAGGGACCCCAGCGGATCGTCAAGCACGGCAGCGAGGCGGTGGTCGTCGTCGCCGCCGAGCAGTACGAGTCGGCCGCGGCGCGCGCCCGTGAGGCCCGCACGCTGCTGCAGTTCTTCCAGGCCGCCCCGGGTGGCGCGGCGACGCTCGACCTGACCAGGAAGCGCGACGCGACGCGGGGCCTCTCGTGGTAG
- a CDS encoding type II toxin-antitoxin system VapC family toxin, giving the protein MKPRPDRGVVAWIEATPEELCFLSVITIGEVRKGIDLIDERDARRGPLQAWLNHDLRLRFAGRWLPFDEGVAERWGQVEALAKRRRHTLPTVDAQLAATALHYGLTFVTRNTSDVRPTGVPVVNPWSGSRVRG; this is encoded by the coding sequence ATGAAACCGAGGCCCGACCGGGGTGTCGTCGCGTGGATCGAGGCCACCCCTGAAGAGCTCTGTTTTCTCAGCGTCATCACCATCGGCGAGGTGCGCAAGGGGATCGACCTGATCGACGAGCGCGATGCCAGGCGGGGGCCACTTCAGGCGTGGTTGAATCACGACCTGCGACTCCGCTTCGCCGGTCGATGGCTGCCATTCGACGAAGGCGTCGCCGAACGCTGGGGGCAGGTCGAGGCGCTCGCGAAGCGGCGCCGGCACACGCTGCCGACGGTCGACGCCCAGCTCGCAGCGACCGCGCTCCACTACGGGTTGACCTTCGTCACGCGAAACACGTCCGACGTTCGCCCGACCGGCGTGCCGGTCGTGAACCCCTGGAGCGGCAGCCGCGTACGCGGGTGA